Part of the Patescibacteria group bacterium genome, TTCGCTTTACCGCATTATTGGAGCATGGTTGTAGATTTGTGATAGAAAGTGAGAAAAGTGATTCCTCAGATTTTACCGTTTATGTCAATAAAGGTAGTGAACTAGCACGAGCGTTAAAAGAAAGTTAATTCAATAAGGAGTCTATTATGCCTACGAACCTGAGTGCACAGACTTTCATTGACCTGGAAGCAGGACTAAAGGTCATTGATAACTTAATCTTACACATTTTACATGGGCAGGGAGATGACGCCAAGGTAAGACTCACCACTAAAGAAGGAGCCTTGGCCGTATTGGATGAAATAGAACAAGTTACGCAGACTCTGCGCGAGATTATTGCACATGACACAGGCGAGTCTGTGAAGATAAAGATTCTACATTTATTGACAGGACGGAACTATAGATGTTAAAACGATTATTGACTGAGATGTTTTGGGGCAAAAACTGGTTAGGCAATAGTAGAACAATGTGGTCTCGGAGAGCAACAGACAAAATTGGTCCTTGGTGACTTTACTGTTTGTGTAAGTGTGTCGCAAGCATTGGTGAAAGTCAAGTAGGGGTTATTGTGTGTCCGTTTTTTCTTTTTCTTCCCCTTTCTCCTCCACAGAAACTTCTTTTGGCTCTTCTTCTTTTTGCTTTTCCTCAGTGATTTCTTCTTTTTTTGTTTCTTTTGCTATTGGTGATTTCTTTGGCAGAACATTTATTTTTTTGCCATCTATTACCCCTTCTTGTATTAAAATGTTGTGTACTGTACCTGAAACTTGTGCGCCATTTGAAATCCAGTGTTTTATCCGCTGCTCCTTTACTGCTACTGTACTGCGTATTGGGTCATATGCGCCGAGGAGTTCTAAATATTTTCCACTTTTCGGACCTTTTCTCGAGTCCGTGACCACAATACGAAACGACGGATTGTTCTTTCGCCCTATTCTTTGTAGTCGTATTTTTAACATGAACGCAATAGTAACAGAAGTTTTATAAATGGTCAAATAAAAAAAGCCGCCCGCAATGTAGTGGGCGGCAACATCTCAACCAAAGGAGGATTTCGCAAAGACCGATTTGAGGAAAAGTACTTAGTTACCTAACCCTGCTTCGGTAAGTTGAGTATATCAAAAAGCAGAGACCTTTGTCAATATAAATTATATGGATATATACTTATCTGCTATACTGCCACAAATGAATCCCGTTAGAGACCGCGGTCGTATAAGACATAAATACAAAACAATGTTAAAAAATCGTATACATTTTTATAAATCAATTAATGAGCAGGGTGTTATGACTGCGACCTGTCTCTAAGCGGGATGAAAAAGCAAGAGCACGTGACCGGAATTATTAATGTTACCCGACGAGGTGTCGGGTATATTACATATGATCCAAAAGTAGATGACATGGAAGTTGCGCGAGATTATCTTAATACGGCCCTTAACGGTGACATGGTTGAAGTTGAAATCAATCAGCATACTTTAAACAAAAAAGGAAAACGAGTAACTGGGAGAGTGCTTAGGGTAATAAAAAGAGCAAAAGAGCAATTTGTTGGAGTACTAAAAGAAAAAGACGGGGTATATTTTTTAGCGCCGGTTGATAAAAGAATGTACATCAATATACATATTCAAGAACCACTTAAAAATATAACAGAAGGCACTAAGGCGTTAGTAAAATTAGAACAGTGGTCTAATCCAAAGAAAAATCCAGAGGGGAAAATTATAAAAATTCTAGGTAAAGCAGGAGTGCATGATGTGGAAATGGAATCTATCGTGCTTGAGCAGGGTTTCGATACTGTGCTACCAAAAAATGTTGCAGAGGAAGCGCAACACATTGAAAAAGAAAAAAATATAACTGAAAAAGATATTG contains:
- the rpsP gene encoding 30S ribosomal protein S16 → MLKIRLQRIGRKNNPSFRIVVTDSRKGPKSGKYLELLGAYDPIRSTVAVKEQRIKHWISNGAQVSGTVHNILIQEGVIDGKKINVLPKKSPIAKETKKEEITEEKQKEEEPKEVSVEEKGEEKEKTDTQ